Proteins encoded within one genomic window of Plasmodium cynomolgi strain B DNA, chromosome 11, whole genome shotgun sequence:
- a CDS encoding hypothetical protein (putative) has translation MPNVNIKCVLLFYLLYYLSFIVTTTCQLNHNGRTLKNWFSQFSDQIFSHEQEKKKSTFECVRRQLLKCSGKLFNAWSDHLSIIHPNGKLKREQIYNEAEHYIVTKKGINEKLNYIDLSSFSTYCSFYKLYVRDLVHFSGNTGAHNGTSIPKTIIKRYFVKTDHLNSDPLDENSYIFISGSKKESLKGENENPPYSKIYNTVANIIHYYYVLFISKILDHTFYFVFSEGHKKEGATHSTSNSYLIYKDEVIYPFRNGEKGCGGVPFQDYSHYDDLRDFYVIEICHCFNGITYRQNMNPLLKRLCRLYFNIELVPYIFQLPPVFYHILIILICSLTFSYIFYKIFLKYKNCF, from the exons ATGCCAAATGTTAACATAAAATgtgtcctccttttttaccttctttATTACCTCTCCTTTATTGTAACTACAACCTGCCAGTTAAACCATAATGGAAGAACTTTAAAAAACTGGTTTAGCCAATTTAGtgatcaaattttttcacatgaacag gaaaaaaaaaagtctacTTTCGAATGCGTCAGGAGACAACTGCTTAAATGTAGTGGGAAATTATTTAACGCATGGAGTGATCATTTGTCTATAATACATCCCaatggaaaattaaaaagagaaCAAATTTATAATGAGGCAGAGCATTATAtagtaacaaaaaagggaataaatgaaaagttgAACTACATCGATTTGTCATCGTTCAGTACGTACTGCTCATTTTACAAATTGTATGTGCGCGACTTGGTACACTTTAGTGGAAATACGGGGGCACATAATGGCACCTCCATCCCGAAGACAATTATTAAAAGATATTTTGTCAAAACAGACCATTTGAATAGCGATCCACTGGATGAAAATAgctatattttcatttcaggctcgaaaaaggaaagcctaaaaggggaaaatgaaaacccACCGTATAGTAAAATTTACAACACGGTAGCGAACATAATACATTATTACTACGTTCTCTTTATAAGCAAAATACTGGACCACACATTCTACTTTGTATTTAGCGAGGGCCATAAGAAGGAAGGCGCTACACATAGCACCAGTAATagttatttaatttataaagatGAAGTTATATACCCATTTCGGAATGGCGAAAAGGGCTGTGGGGGGGTTCCTTTCCAGGACTACTCCCATTATGATGACCTACGAGATTTTTACGTAATCGAAATTTGTCACTGCTTCAACGGGATTACATACAGACAGAATATGAACCCTTTGTTGAAAAGGTTGTGCAggctatattttaatatcgAATTGGTTCCCTACATTTTTCAGTTACCCCCCGTGTTTTACCACATCCTAATCATCCTTATCTGCTCCTTAACGTTTtcctacattttttacaaaatttttctgaaGTACAAAAATTGCTTTTGA
- a CDS encoding hypothetical protein (putative), with protein MEKSLKHRKRKNSHTDAVLLEHHGVVGIERGEAVLASGVANLGKGENESERMGKRKVAKKVQKTEKTEKKDRADQGNPRRNQSPSSLGSSVMAAARSKRNDGEVSSEVCTEVSSEVSSEVRKATPEGYEYDLGIDNDVENEMDDEYDDDMNSHMEDAQFDLCDSQDYENELEENNTKGKGSLKKNLRDNSGYTDTEVSYVSEINKSKLDAKNDCCCCFARRGKKYNSVGVKNGGGVKSGGDVKNGGDVQSCGEVNHCSRVNHCACAKNGQSINQERGSQSQKRKKNVSSELKNMDWLIYTIRYMDYRRLRRRFNGIRKPTSKKIVFIITIFCLILISWKYFKTSYENSMLTISFKVQTSFLFFVEAALVIIGVIIFAKFQTRLSLHWPIYASYIFIICASILLIFYEKDKYDKISRGEHILMIYGIVQLSLIIIVKIIICIGPLLAIYGFFCPCTEHCRILKKRVATNKLNITVSRYNDFAGMCGNNFCCLCLCAYRSFYRIVNCFYKKFSSLRFKMTNDSINEAPFSHQLRYKGKTDIYGRPHGYGEWIEDHSYGEKLRGFWFHGYPVGPFISQEVGSGSLFVNTRVGFAACVGKDWSDVQYGVSCTECSISGHFFNDFPLTYFFNPKIEKDANGRLPTNRYDLIVKDILKENYEEILGYDLKWCFNMLKVNSSTTTEYFSNNCMISIDHVTMSLKVHNYKRLGPVKGRKNNILDEITVKLVHLPKVKKGKKIYKRDYPYRFSGTGNNAVLYCRPEKHDEQVKGQEGEEFFYSNQNKIHNSIKKLSAHGNNQNYATELKEDSYHSYYTHRLSDKLLDSVNDDIYLYKMNKSIKSTEMHKAPYEFDHSGNSTSPDEDAKRGADRIGRSLNSQYHCVLPHGSNYYGAKGKYLNRHMGGDSDSGSSPEVHFGRRNDKTANHVQQSESEGSYPKHQREGEKKQKNKNKVILPNEQEKKFESDTNQSKNSPRAKKSDELKWKEKIVNPKDTLSGTSNFGENKALFISDIFKSFIKPGVARNSRNKNAKNNSSDDIENSKEQKYTDKRTKNKKSKRSYSNVNKGRKEIYNKTMKKVSLHRMKNSKIKGFVKKYTRQYKKGSIFITSNNKKIDKFIRSKYNNNSKNTQIISTLGDTVKSINESLGSLNGANLSSYNMKRNKTIAQVFAEEDEWENYRHQHKEKIIVEGWQSLSLKQNLNFMPEEIVIYIHGYNVKLHQGCSQLAHLVSFSKLPSYIQPFVFHWEGYMWGAFSALSYPIAKKRSEMEVLGNSFKKFIQELINSGIKNVHIISHSCGSRLFFNGFASCVEDNLFYNVLKNEKPAGKKGDADGRGAKRAAGNDDVSHVSGVSGVSDVSGVSDASDASDVSHVSSVSRVNLVSGGDGNEKCRVGASAMGRPTDKKRKKKKQVIVKTVILLNPDYPLDTFLEKDFFVLRSHCNHIVMYGDTRDQALTYSETWNREKCLGKRIFKLKLPLYKIYNCEDYMNLNLDRSNFLTGNYEDKYKMCDNVLFPNSSYVEEKMKLKQSQRIGEQFDRGERQHQRAKENEREESQAQNRFTNTNANISGNDQQVNKTIRKTSTYDYDEGASCISDDLAQNYLNENFLKTVEFSDSSLRAFTSKRRFKISRAFKKIKRKWLFKNKKNHIYFNQNSINRPNNIKMKERVSKTSTQTCRKTDTVYISFDKYAWLDMDVIDTTFVETNVDFLKHSFYQVKREIIDDIREVLISNIRAHERVSRLDRRRGNVFVLRVAPAGVGSLHR; from the exons atggagaaaagcCTAAAACACAGAAAGCGGAAAAATAGCCATACAGACGCGGTACTGTTAGAACATCATGGGGTGGTTGGTATCGAAAGGGGCGAGGCCGTCTTAGCGAGCGGGGTGGCAAACTTgggcaaaggggaaaacgagAGCGAACGgatgggaaaaagaaaagtggcGAAAAAGGTGCAGAAGACCGAAaagacggaaaaaaaggacagaGCCGATCAGGGCAACCCGCGCAGAAACCAAAGCCCTAGCAGCTTGGGCTCATCGGTCATGGCAGCAGCCCGATCCAAAAGGAACGACGGCGAGGTAAGTAGCGAGGTTTGTACCGAGGTTAGCAGCGAGGTTAGCAGCGAAGTTAGAAAGGCCACCCCCGAGGGCTATGAGTACGATCTTGGAATTGACAACGACGTGGAGAACGAAATGGATGACGAGTACGACGATGACATGAATAGCCACATGGAAGACGCGCAGTTTGACTTGTGCGACTCCCAGGACTATGAAAATGAGTTGGAGGAAAAcaacacaaaagggaaagggagTTTAAAGAAGAACCTTAGGGACAATTCGGGTTACACAGACACGGAGGTTTCCTACGTGAGCGAAATAAACAAAAGCAAGCTGGACGCGAAAAATGACTGCTGCTGTTGTTTCGCtaggagggggaagaagtacaaCAGCGTGGGTGTGAAGAACGGAGGGGGGGTGAAGAGCGGAGGGGATGTGAAGAACGGAGGGGATGTGCAGAGCTGTGGCGAGGTGAACCATTGCAGCCGGGTGAACCATTGCGcgtgcgcaaaaaatgggcagagcATAAACCAAGAGCGTGGGAGTCAAAGccagaagaggaagaaaaacgtaAGCAGCGAGCTGAAGAACATGGACTGGTTAATCTACACCATAAGATACATGGATTATAGACGCCTGCGAAGAAGGTTCAACGGAATAAGGAAACCAacatcgaaaaaaattgtctttATTATAACCATATTCTGTTTAATCCTGATATCGTGGAAGTATTTCAAGACGTCCTATGAGAACAGCATGCTTACAATTAGCTTCAAAGTTCAAacgtcctttttattttttgtagaaGCTGCATTGGTAATCATCGGagtcatcatttttgcaaagttcCAAACGAGACTGAGCTTACATTGGCCTATTTACGCctcatatatattcataatatgtgcatccattttgttaatattctATGAGAAGgataaatatgataaaatttccaGGGGGGAACACATATTGATGATTTATGGAATAGTTCAGTTATCCCTAATAATTATagtgaaaattattatttgtatCGGTCCTCTTTTGGCTATATATGGTTTTTTCTGTCCATGTACAGAGCACTGTCGAATTTTAAAGAAGAGAGTAGCAACGAATAAGTTAAATATAACGGTAAGTCGATACAACGATTTTGCTGGGATGTGTGGAAATAATTTCTGCTGTTTGTGTCTCTGTGCTTATCGATCTTTCTATCGTATTGTAAactgtttttataaaaaattttctagtTTGCGttttaaaatgacaaatGATAGTATCAATGAGGCCCCTTTTAGTCACCAACTAAGGTATAAGGGGAAAACTGACATATATGGTCGACCTCATGGATATGGAGAATGGATTGAAGATCATTCATATGGAGAGAAACTAAGAGGTTTCTGGTTCCATGGGTACCCAGTAGGTCCTTTTATATCACAAGAAGTTGGAAGTGGATCTCTATTCGTTAATACAAGAGTTGGCTTCGCTGCTTGTGTAGGAAAAGATTGGTCAGATGTACAATACGGCGTTTCATGCACAGAGTGCTCTATCAGTGGCCACTTTTTCAACGATTTTCCTTTGACCTATTTTTTCAATCCCAAAATTGAGAAGGATGCCAATGGAAGGTTGCCAACCAATAGGTATGATCTCATTGTGaaggatattttaaaagaaaattatgagGAAATTTTAGGTTACGATTTGAAGTGGTGTTTTAATATGCTAAAAGTTAATAGCAGTACCACAACGGAGTATTTTTCCAACAACTGTATGATTTCTATTGATCATGTGACGATGAGCTTAAAGGTTCACAATTACAAACGGTTGGGACCTGtcaaggggaggaaaaataacatcCTAGACGAAATTACCGTCAAGTTGGTACACCTCCcgaaggtgaaaaaggggaaaaaaatttacaaaagggATTATCCCTATCGGTTTAGCGGCACTGGAAATAACGCTGTGCTGTATTGCAGACCGGAAAAGCACGATGAACAGGTGAAGGGtcaagaaggtgaagaatttttttactccaaTCAAAACAAAATTCATAACAGTATTAAGAAGCTAAGTGCACATGGGAACAACCAGAATTATGCCACTGAGCTGAAGGAGGACAGCTACCATTCTTACTACACTCATAGGCTGTCAGACAAGCTGCTGGACTCTGTAAATGATGACatttatttgtacaaaatgaacaagtcGATCAAATCGACGGAAATGCACAAGGCTCCGTACGAGTTCGATCACAGTGGGAACAGTACCAGTCCTGATGAGGACGCGAAAAGGGGCGCAGACCGAATCGGCCGATCTCTCAACAGTCAATATCATTGTGTTCTTCCCCATGGGAGCAACTATTATGGCGCAAAGGGTAAATATCTTAATCGCCACATGGGCGGAGACAGCGACAGTGGGAGTTCCCCCGAAGTGCATTTCGGTAGAAGAAATGACAAAACAG CCAATCACGTGCAGCAAAGCGAATCTGAGGGAAGCTACCCGAAACACCAgcgagaaggagaaaaaaagcagaagaacaaaaacaaagttATCCTACCGAATGAGCAAGAGAAGAAGTTCGAATCGGACACAAACCAAAGTAAGAACTCCCcgagggcaaaaaaaagtgacgaactgaaatggaaagaaaaaatagttaacCCAAAGGATACATTAAGTGGAACATcaaattttggagaaaacaAAGCGTTATTCATTTCggatatttttaaatcttttatAAAACCGGGAGTAGCCAGGAATtcaagaaacaaaaatgcgaaaaataattccagtGATGACATAGAAAATAGcaaggaacaaaaatatacgGACAAAAGGacaaagaataaaaaatcgaaaaggagttattcaaatgtgaataaaggaaggaaagaaatttaCAATAAGACAATGAAAAAAGTAAGTCTACATAGAATGAAAAATTCAAAGATAAAAggatttgtaaaaaagtacACCAGACAGTACAAAAAGGGCTCTATCTTTATAACAtccaataataaaaaaatcgataAGTTCATTCGATCCAAGTACAATAACAACAGTAAGAATACGCAAATAATAAGCACCTTGGGGGATACAGTTAAAAGTATCAACGAATCCCTTGGCAGTTTGAATGGCGCCAATTTATCAAGTTATAACATGAAGAGGAATAAAACCATTGCACAGGTGTTCGCGGAGGAAGATGAATGGGAAAACTATCGCCATCAacacaaggaaaaaattattgtggAAGGTTGGCAATCATTAtctttaaaacaaaatttaaattttatgccAGAAGaaattgttatatatatacatggaTACAATGTAAAATTACATCAAGGGTGTTCTCAGTTGGCTCACTTGGtttctttttccaaattgccGTCCTATATCCAAccgtttgtttttcattGGGAAGGGTACATGTGGGGTGCGTTTTCGGCTCTGTCCTACCCGATCGCCAAGAAAAGATCCGAGATGGAAGTGCTGGGAAattctttcaaaaaatttatacagGAGCTTATAAACTCGGGAATTAAGAATGTGCATATCATAAGTCACTCCTGTGGTTCGAGGCTCTTTTTTAACGGCTTCGCTAGCTGCGTGGAGGACAACCTTTTTTATAACGTACTGAAGAATGAGAAGCCGGcggggaagaagggggatGCCGATGGGCGCGGGGCGAAGCGCGCTGCGGGTAACGACGATGTTAGCCATgttagcggtgttagcggtgttagcgatgttagcggtgttagcgATGCTAGCGATGCTAGCGATGTTAGCCACGTTAGCTCTGTTAGCCGTGTTAACCTTGTTAGCGGCGGTGATGGAAACGAGAAGTGCCGCGTGGGGGCAAGTGCGATGGGACGCCCAACAGAcaagaagcggaaaaaaaaaaaacaagtcaTAGTCAAAACAGTCATTTTACTGAACCCAGATTACCCGCTGGACACGTTTTTAGAAAAAGACTTTTTCGTTCTGAGGAGCCACTGCAACCATATCGTCATGTATGGAGACACGAGGGATCAAGCCCTGACCTACTCCGAGACATGGAATCGAGAAAAGTGCTTAGGGAAGAGAATTTTCAAGTTGAAGTTACCCCtgtacaaaatatacaattgTGAAGATTACATGAATTTAAATTTGGACCGTAGTAATTTCCTTACGGGGAATTACGAGGACAAGTACAAAATGTGTGATAACGTTTTATTCCCAAATTCTTCATatgtggaggaaaaaatgaagttgaAGCAAAGTCAGAGAATCGGGGAGCAGTTTGATAGGGGCGAGAGGCAACATCAGAGAGCGAAAGAAAATGAGAGAGAAGAAAGTCAGGCACAAAATAGATTTACGAATACTAATGCAAATATCAGTGGGAATGATCAGCAAGTCAATAAAACTATTCGTAAGACATCCACATATGACTATGATGAAGGTGCCTCGTGCATTTCTGATGATTTAGCGCAGAATTACCtgaatgaaaattttctcaaaacTGTGGAATTCAGTGACTCCAGTTTAAGGGCCTTTACATCCAAAAGGAGGTTTAAAATATCCAGggcctttaaaaaaattaaaagaaaatggctattcaaaaataagaaaaatcacatttattttaaccaGAACTCTATTAATAGGcctaataatataaaaatgaaagaaaggGTATCTAAAACTTCAACTCAGACTTGTAGAAAAACAGACACtgtttatatttcctttGATAAATATGCTTGGCTAGACATGGATGTGATTGACACAACTTTCGTTGAAACGAATGtggattttttaaagcattcTTTTTATCAggtaaaaagagaaattatTGATGACATACGGGAGGTACTGATTTCGAATATACGTGCGCATGAGCGTGTCAGCCGGTTGGACAGACGGAGAGGCAACGTCTTTGTGCTGCGCGTAGCTCCAGCCGGGGTTGGCAGCCTGCATCGGTAA
- a CDS encoding hypothetical protein (putative) — MDALMLDEKIRMYALVPIFIIVVLVCIIKNNLGQMVRPTIKADVEKLRQNNFLTRFTQLKTNYGFISPVAFLSRKYFFNKPQVGFFNDLPEQVNPFDALLKQDPSDLFGMMKNQIPFLVLQLGLGFLINLFFSGYLVAKIPFPLTYKFKSTLQMGMDIELLDMKFVSSLSWYFLVMFGSSGLISIIDYFVLHEPANMNNVPDLKKFYDKKKAELENVRYKFWLENIEYHLI; from the exons ATGGATGCGCTAATGTTGGACGAAAAAATACGCATGTATGCCCTTGTGCCAATTTTCATAATTGTCGTTTTGGtctgcataataaaaaacaaccTGGGGCAAATGGTCCGGCCTACCATCAAAGCGGACGTTGAGAAACTGAGacaaaa taACTTCCTAACGAGGTTCACCCAGCTGAAAACGAATTATGGATTTATTTCCCCAGTTGCGTTCCTAAgtcgaaaatatttttttaacaaaccTCAAGTTGGCTTCTTCAATGATTTGCCTGAACAAGTTAATCCGTTTGATGCGCTCCTAAAGCAAGATCCCTCGGACCTGTTTGGAATGATGAAGAACCaaatcccctttttggtgtTACAGTTGGGGCTAGGGTTTTTAATaaacctctttttttctggctACTTAGTGG CCAAAATTCCCTTCCCCCTGACGTACAAATTCAAGTCAACCCTCCAGATGGGAATGGATATAGAATTGCTGGACATGAAATTTGTGTCCTCCTTGTCATG GTACTTCCTTGTCATGTTTGGGTCCAGCGGCTTAATAAGCATCATtgattattttgttcttcacg AGCCTGCAAATATGAACAACGTGCCCGACTTGAAAAAGTTTTACGACAAAAAGAAGGCCGAGCTGGAGAACGTg AGGTATAAATTTTGGCTGGAGAATATCGAATATCACCTTATA
- a CDS encoding RNA-binding protein (putative), which translates to MNANDGEETKPDNASPSKNDKSNKPKPHLRKAAGVVWKDPSLDDWPENDFRIFCGNLGNEVTTDILANAFRKYKSFNMAKVIREKRNNKTKGYGFVSLSSPQDMLDALKNMNNKFIGNRPIIVKRSKWKDREVDSKKNKDFDSFIQNTYVPSKKFRKFKKPVKSDNKEVHDKLINKNGKNY; encoded by the exons ATGAACGCCAACGACGGAGAGGAGACGAAACCGGATAATGCATCCCCCagcaaaaatgacaaatcgAATAAACCCAAA CCACATTTACGGAAGGCAGCCGGGGTTGTGTGGAAGGACCCATCATTGGATGACTGGCCAGAAAATGACTTTCGAATTTTTTGCGGAAATTTGGGAAACGAAGTGACTACGGACATTTTGGCAAACGCGTTTAGAAAGTACAAATCGTTTAACATGGCAAAG GTAATTcgcgaaaaaaggaacaacaaaACGAAAGGCTACGGTTTTGTGTCTCTCTCGAGCCCACAAGACATGCTAGATgcattgaaaaatatgaacaataaatttattggCAATAGACCAATCATAGTTAAAAGGAGCAAGTGGAAAGACAGAGAAGTagattccaaaaaaaataaagacttTGATAGCTTCATCCAGAATACGTATGTTCCATCCAAGAAATTtaggaaatttaaaaaacccGTCAAAAGTGATAATAAAG AAGTGCATGACAAATTGATAAACAAAAACGGAAAGAACTACTGA
- a CDS encoding hypothetical protein (putative), whose protein sequence is MNATRILLSSQKVLKRNVEFKEIFTPRWFLESPNYSRMPLWRRFFEGQYTNGSFLFFGNAWTSMFAFAFMLWFSRIFDPPPLERVDKYWLNSPKFRILSAFYNEGKRPGVKISLMTYEARYFYRGIDHPFTINEIKDLWFKLRENYIIESIPAIQYPHVFRQYNNVSTPADLH, encoded by the coding sequence ATGAACGCAACCAGGATCCTCTTAAGCAGCCAAAAagtattaaaaagaaatgtagAGTTTAAGGAAATATTCACCCCGAGGTGGTTCCTAGAATCGCCCAACTACAGCCGTATGCCCCTTTGGAGAAGATTTTTTGAAGGGCAATACACAAATggctcctttttattttttggtaatGCTTGGACATCCATGTTTGCTTTCGCCTTCATGTTATGGTTCTCAAGAATATTCGACCCTCCCCCCTTAGAGAGAGTTGACAAGTATTGGCTAAACTCACCCAAGTTCAGAATTTTATCTGCTTTTTacaatgaaggaaaaaggccAGGGGTGAAAATATCTTTGATGACATACGAAGCGAGGTACTTCTACAGGGGCATAGATCACCCCTTTACCATTAACGAGATAAAAGATTTATGGTTTAAATTGAgggaaaattatataattgaaaGCATTCCAGCCATTCAATACCCGCACGTTTTTAGGCAGTACAATAATGTGTCTACTCCTGCAGATTTGCAT
- a CDS encoding hypothetical protein (putative), with translation MNENNENNSDLKEHKKENTTECSLNDKNIIPICIKNILQCALGGEADNEHFLKRKNEELNSYIEKNIPGGASPEEGSDWDRSDDGLEFMNVSGNNANGNIDGNNYREGLLNSPSEQPNLEMCADGLGKVPDEADNRESNEKRRHKRKRRYIDVDKMNFDFEKEDFASSSNDELVRRKYVHAEEYAGGYANGYANGYANEYTNEYTNELPCQKDINMNSEVIRGLLEPPPIPFNGTFQKYNKEISDVYVKHKKKTSGNLNIFLESQLLCIDEGAFEKENNFINNHFDNFIMRKLNVVNPTNEQDAINQNKDLQELLKYLMSWYFSGFYSGRMSMLKELH, from the coding sequence ATGAATgagaataatgaaaataacagCGATCTGAAAGAAcacaagaaggaaaacacTACAGAATGCTctttaaatgataaaaacatCATACccatttgtataaaaaatattttgcagtgtgcacttgggggggaggcTGACAATGAACATTTCttaaagcgaaaaaatgaggaattaAACAGTTATATAGAAAAGAATATTCCAGGTGGGGCTTCCCCCGAGGAGGGGAGCGACTGGGATAGATCTGACGATGGCTTGGAATTCATGAACGTTAGCGGCAATAATGCAAACGGCAACATCGACGGGAATAACTATCGTGAAGGCCTTTTAAACAGCCCGAGTGAACAGCCAAATTTGGAGATGTGTGCAGATGGGCTAGGCAAAGTTCCCGACGAGGCTGACAACAGGGAGAGCAATGAAAAGAGGAggcataaaagaaaaaggcgcTACATTGACGTCGACAAAATGAATTTTGATTTCGAAAAGGAGGATTTTGCTAGTAGTTCCAATGACGAGTTGGTAAGACGCAAGTATGTCCATGCGGAGGAATACGCCGGCGGGTATGCCAACGGGTATGCCAATGGGTATGCCAACGAGTATACCAATGAATACACGAATGAGTTGCCATGCCAAAAGGACATTAACATGAACAGTGAAGTAATCAGGGGCCTCCTGGAGCCACCTCCAATCCCGTTTAATGGTACCTTCCAGAAATACAATAAAGAAATAAGTGATGTGTACgtgaaacataaaaaaaaaactagtgGTAATTTAAACATCTTCCTAGAGTCGCAACTCCTGTGCATAGATGAAGGTGCATTTGAAAAAGAGAATAACTTTATAAATAAccattttgataattttattatgagaAAATTAAATGTTGTAAATCCCACCAATGAGCAGGATGCTATCAACCAAAATAAAGATTTGCAAGAGCTGCTCAAATATCTTATGTCTTGGTACTTCTCTGGATTTTATTCCGGGAGAATGAGCATGTTGAAAGAGTTACAT